From Hirundo rustica isolate bHirRus1 chromosome 1, bHirRus1.pri.v3, whole genome shotgun sequence, a single genomic window includes:
- the LOC120758146 gene encoding uncharacterized protein LOC120758146 produces the protein MAIRGCGYGAHPHGRQRHAAQRRAPLPAGRLCPVRGGERRTSGDSTEVNPKEGRGAATRSPPGTLHNDGSGRAELGSGAPPVGADTRRGTGAASAPSPRAFSSRAATDQRRDGKEGAGTAHDRHPTHARRSGARPARERRPHTHRRLWRAAGLGVDGRSAVIEAGILDVNEKHVEDWALWCSGHSVKPSPSLILPLAREQPEARRAERRSHKPTLEQSHQKS, from the exons ATGGCGATCAGGGGATGCGGCTACGGAGCCCATCCCCACGGCAGGCAAAGGCACGCAGCTCAGCGCCgagccccgctccccgccggccgTTTGTGCCCGGTTCGCGGAGGGGAACGCAGAACATCGGGGGACAGCACGGAAGTGAACCCCAAGGAGGGACGCGGGGCCGCCACCCGAAGCCCCCCGGGGACATTACATAACGACGGCAGCGGCCGCGCCGAGCTCGGCTCGGGTGCCCCTCCGGTGGGGGCTGACACCAGGAGGGGCACCGGAGCCGCCAGCGCCCCCTCCCCTCGCGCCTTCAGCAGCCGAGCGGCGACGGATCAGCGGCGCGATGGGAAAGAGGGAGCGGGCACGGCACACGACAGGCACCCCACCCACGCCCGGCGGAGCGGCGCTCGCCCGGCCCGGGAGCGGCGCCCGCACACTCACCGCCGGCTGTGGAGGGCGGCAG GTTTGGGTGTGGATGGCCGCTCGGCTGTGATTGAAGCTGGGATCCTCGATGTAAATGAAAAGCATGTGGAAGACTGGGCTCTGTGGTGCAGCGGGCATTCAGTAAAACCCTCACCTTCCCTCATCTTGCCTCTCGCCCGGGAGCAGCCTGAGGCCCGCAGAGCGGAGAGGCGCAGTCACAAACCTACTCTGGAGCAATCCCATCAAAAATCTTAG